The region GCGAAGACGCGCCCGCCGGGTTTCGTGCTGTTCGGCACGCGTCTCGATCTCCTGCCGGAAAGCTACAAGCGCTACCTGATCAACGGCATCCGCCGTGAGCTGGGTTTCGAGGCGGTGCCGATCCGTCTCAACCTGCGCAGCGCGAAAAACCCCTTCGCCAACAAGAAGTGAGCGGACCGGGCAGGGCGTCCTCGTCCTGCCCGGTCTGGCGCACGCGCTCCGGCGGCGTCAGCCGGGGTGCGCGCTCGCTTCGACTTCGGAGCGTTGCTCCTCTTCGGTGCGCATGGCCTGGGCCGCAGTCTGTCCGGTCTGGCGCTGTTCCTTCACCAGGTTCCACACCGTGATGAAGAGCGCGGCGATGACCGGGCCGACGATGAAGCCGTTAAGGCCGAAGAGCTGCAGGCCGGAAAGCGTCGCGATCAGCACTACGAAGTCGGGCATGCGCGTGTCTCGGCCCACGAGGATGGGGCGCAGCAGGTTGTCGATCATGCCGATGATGAAAGTGCCGCACAGGATCAGCACCACGCCCTGCCAGATCGATCCGGTGACCAGCAGATAGATCGCGACGGGAACCCACACGAGGCCTGTCCCGACGGCGGGGAGCAGTGAGAGAAAGCCCATCAGCACGCCCCACAGGAGCGCTGCCTCGATCCCCAGTAGCGAGAAGACAATGCCACCGACGAGGCCCTGCAGGACAGCCACGACCACGGTGCCCTTCATCGTCGCGCGGACGACCACGGTGAAGTGCGTGAAAAGCGAATCGCGCATGTGCGGGCGCAGCGGCATCGCGTCGCGGACCAGTTCGGTGTAGCGCTGCCCATCGCGCAGAAGAAAGAAGGTGAGGTAGAGCATCACGCCGAGCGCTGCCATGAAGCTGAGAGCGCCTTGGCCGAGTACCAGCGCCTGCGAAGCGACGGCCTGAAGTCCCGTGGTCACGCTCGAACCGAAGGTGCGGCGCAGGGTCTCGAAATCGGTAAGACCGTACTGGCGGATGAACTGGTTGACCCGATCGGGCAGCGAGTGCTCGATCTGGCCAAGCATGTGCGCGAAGTCGATGTCTCCGGCCTTAATCTTGACGTAGAGGCTCGCCGCTTCGCTGACGAGGCTCGCGCCGAGCACGAAGGTTGGCAGGATGATCAGTGCGAGCAGCATCAGCAGGACCAGCCCGGCTGCCGTATTGCGGTGACCGCCGAGCCTTGTCGCGAGGCGGCGGCTGAGCGGTTCGAACATGATTGCCGCGACCACCCCCCACAGGACGGCGCCGAAGAATGGGGCAACCAGATAGCAGAACGCCACGGTCACGAGGATCAGCAGGGCGATGTAGCCGCCGTCCTCGATCTCGAAAGGCCGCTTGTTGCTTGGGGTCATGTCGTGTCCTTCTGTCGGCCGGTGCGCAGTGCGCTTCGGCCCTCTCGCTTGCGCCAGAGCCATCCGGTCATTTCGTGCAGAGGTTGGATTTTTTCCCTGTCTGACGCAAGACTGCGCAATGACTTGCCAAGGGAGTTTTCTGTGAGTTCGAAAAAGCTTTACCTTTCGGGGGTTGCGGGGATTGCATTGGCCATCTTGCCGGCTGCGGTACTCGCGCAGGAGGCACCCGAGCCGGTGGCGCAGGAGACCGCAGGGCCGCAGCGCGGTTTCGTGCCCGGCGACCTTTTCCGCCTTCAGGGTGCTACCGACCCGCAGATCTCGCCCGATGGATCGCGTATTGCCTACGTGCGCTCGAGTGCGGACATCATGACCGACAAGGTGGTACCATCGATCTGGATGGTCGATGCGTCGAGCGGCGAACAAAGGCCGCTAGTGACCGGTGAGGGGGCGCACTTCACTCCGCGCTGGTCCCCCGACGGCAAGCGCATGGCTTATGTCTCGAGTGATGGCAGCGGTGCGCCGCAGCTTCATGTGATGTGGCTTGCCGGTGGTGAGAGCGTGGCGCTCACCGGTCTCCCGGACACCCCGGGGGCAATTGCCTGGTCACCCGATGGCTCGCACATCGCCTATACTGTGCGGGTGCCGGGCAAGGGGACCCAGCTTGGCGCTCCGCCTGAAGGCATGCCGGAAGGCGCGAAGTGGGCCGAGCCGCTCGAGATCATCGACAAGGTCAATTATCGTAGCGATGGCGGGGGCTATGCCCAGGCCGGGTACGATCATGTCTTCGTGATCGCTACCGATGGCGGGGCGCCGCGACAGCTTACTTTCGGTGACTACGATGATGGCGGCCCGCTATCGTGGAGCCCCGATGGCACTACGCTGCTGTTCGGCTCCAATCGAAGCGAGGATGCCGAAAGACAGACGATGAACAGCGAGGTCTTCGCGCTTGATGTGGCGAGCGGCGCGATTCGCGCCCTGACGTCGCGGTTCGGCCCGGATGGCAGCGCGGTGTTCTCTCCCGATGGTCGCAAGATCGCCTATCTCGGTTTCGACGACGCCAAACGTTCCTACGAGAATGCCGAGCTCTACGTCATGAACGCGGATGGCAGCGATGCGCATTCGTTGACAGCAGGCCTCGACCGTTCGATCGACACGATCGCGTGGGTCGGCAATTCGACTCTCTACGCCTCCTACGATGACAAGGCGGTTACCAAGGTCGCACGCATCGGTCTCGATGGTTTTGTGCGCGTGCTGGTCGAGGGACTGACGCCGGGGGCGCACTACGACCGGCCCTATACCGGGGGCAGCTTCTCGGTGTCCGACAAGGGGCGCGTTGCCTATACCGCCAGCGGCACCGACCGCCCGGCCGACCTGTGGGTTACGAGCAGTGGCAAGGGCGAACGCCTGACCGACCTCAATGGTACCTGGATCGACCACAAGGCGATGGCGCCGGTTCGCAAGCTCGCTGTTACAGCGCCCGACGGGCGGCCGGTCGATGCCTGGCTGGTAACGCCGCCGGGTCTGCAGCCTGGGCAGAAGGCGCCGCTGATTCTCGAAATCCATGGCGGACCGATGGCAGCCTACGGACCGACCTTCTCGACCGACGACCAACTCTATGCAGCGCATGGCTATGCCGTTCTCTATACCAATCCGCGCGGCTCGACCTCTTATGGCGAGGAATTCGCGCGTCTGATCGATCGCGACTATCCGGGCCCCGACTATGACGACCTGATGGCTGCGGTCGATGCCGCAATCGCCGATGGCGTGGCCGATCCGGACAACCTGTTCGTTACCGGCGGCTCGGGCGGCGGCGTGCTCACGGCATGGATTGTCGGCAAGACAAACCGGTTCAAGGCTGCTGCCTCGCAAAAGCCGGTGATCGACTGGGGCAGCTTCACGCTGACCTCCGACGGGGCGCCGATCTACCACGACCACTGGTTCGACAAGCCGGTCTGGGAAGAGCCGATGGTCTACTGGAAGCGCTCGCCACTCAGCCTCGTCGGCAATGTCGAGACGCCCACGCTGGTGGTGGTCGGTGCCGAGGACTACCGCACCCCCGTCAGCGAATCCGAGCAGTATTATACTGCGCTGCAGCTTCGCGGGATCCCGACGGCGCTGGTCAAGGTACCCGGAGCAAGCCATGGGGGCATCGCCGCGCGGCCTTCGCAGTCGGCGGCCAAGGCCTCGGCGATCCTTGCCTGGTTCGACAGGTACCGCACCGATCGCGCCGCTCCTGATAGCGGACAGGGCGCGAACTGAATGCAAGAAGGGCAGGATCGGCCTGTGCCGGTCCTGCCCTCTAATGTTTTATTGAGCCAGATGGCCTCTATCAGCTCTCGGGCGGGCTTGAGTTGAGCTGGCAGTAGTTCTGCAGGCCCATGCGCTCGATCATGTCGAACTGCTTCTCGAGGTAGTCGACGTGCTCTTCCTCGCTTTCGAGGATACGCTCGAAGATTTCGCGGCTGACGTAGTCGCGTACTGCCTCGCAGTGGGCGATGGCTTCTTTCAGCAAAGGAATCGCATCGTGTTCGAGGGCGAGGTCGCACTTGAGGATGTCGACCACGTCTTCGCCAACGCGCAGCTTGCCCAAGGCTTGGAAGTTCGGCAGCCCATCGAGAAAGAGAATGCGGTCGGCGAGAATGTCGGCGTGCTTCATCTCGTCGATCGACTCGTGCCGCTCGTATTCCGCGAGCTTCTTGATGCCCCAGTTGTCGAGCATGCGGTAATGCAGCCAGTACTGGTTGATCGCGGTCAGCTCGTTGAAGAGTGCCTTGTTGAGGAAGTCGATGACCTGCGGGTCGCCCTTCATGTGGGTCTCCTATGAAAACAGGGCCCGATTATGAGCCTGCAGCTAGGGCAGGGCAACCAGTTCGTCCACAAGACGCATGTGCGGCCGTGGGCACGAGAAGAGGGCGGCCTCAGGTCTTTACCTTGGGGCGAACCGCCGATCAGGCAGCCGTTGGCAAGCGGGCTGCGATGGCCTCTTCGGCGATGATGTCTTCGGCTTCGTCGAGGCACTGCCCGCACTGTGGCGTGCAGCCCAGAGCCGCATAAACCGCTTCGGCATCGCCATCGAGGCGGCGAGCAGCGCAGCGCAGATCCTTTTCACGGATGGCATTGCAGATGCAGACGTACATGGACAGGTCCCAATCAGGCAGCGAATCCTCTTGTGAACCACTATATGCATTTGCGAGTGGATCGCAATAGTTCCTGCTAACGATTCTCACCTGCGGTTTTGGAGAGGCTTAGCTTCGACCAGTGAGCGCCATAGCCACTCCAGAGGCCCGCGCCGGAAATGGCGCAGCCACAACGGGCTCCAGCAAAGCATCGCGAGCCACGCCAGCATGACGAAGGGCCACTGAAGCGCAGGTCCGAAATCGGCGAAAAGGCCGAGGCCCCATGCGCGAAAACACAGGCTCATCACCAGACTGGTGGCAACGTAGTTGCTGAAGGCCATGCGCCCCGCGGCGACCAGGCATCGGCCCGGCAAGCTCGTGGCGAGGCGCGGCGCGGCGAGCACCACAATAGCTGCGTACCCCAGAGCCGTCAGCAGGTGAGGGAGAACCAGCCCCCATGCCAGTGCCGCCTCCATCGCGATGGGAGGAAAGCCGCGCGCAAAGGCCCAGGCCGTGAAACCTGCGCTCAGCGCGAGCCCGCAACCGGTCGCCCAAACGGCGAGCGTGCGCAGCCGTAGTCTCGATACGCCGGCCTGGAAAAAGCCGCGCCGGTACATGACCATGCCGATCATCATAAGAGGCAGGGTCTCGGCAAAGCTGCTCCAGGTCATGGTCACCAGCCACAAGGGGCGATGAGTCAGCTTGACCAGCAGGAGTTGTCCGAAACCGAGGTCGGCCTCGCGCATTTCTGTGGCCACCGTGCTCATGACCGGCTTGAACCAAGCAGCGACCCTGTCTGCCTGTGGCCCGGTCGCGACGCCTTCGCGCAAGGCGGTCTCGGCATGGACGAGGGGGGCAAGTTCGAGCAGCCCCCACAAGTGCCAGCCATAGAAAAGCACCAGTGCGCCGATGAGCAGGATTTTCTCGTTCAGCCTGCGCAACGTCAGCGCTGCGAGACCGCAAATAGCATAGACGAACAGGATGTCTCCCCACCAGAGCAGCAGGTAATGCGCCATGCCGAGCGCCATGAGCCAGAACAGGCGCCGCGCTTGCAGGGCATCGCCGTCACTTCCGGCGGCGTCCTTGCGTTCGCAGAACAGCACGATCCCCGCACCGAACAATAGGGAGAACAACGCGCGCATCTTGCCTTCGAAGAATACGAGCGAGAAGGCAAAGGCCCAGCTGTCGAGCGCCGAGCGATGCTCGGTCACCGCGGCGACAAGGGAGGGCGAGATCGTGCCGACCCTTGGCCCGGCAAACCCGGCAATGTTTATCGCGAGAATACCCAATACCGCGATTCCGCGCAGGAGATCGAGCGACACGAGCCGCTGCATGGTGCTGGGCGCGTCATCGCTGCCCGGCTGATGCGCGTGTCGGAGGTCGATCGGACTCAGTTGCGTACCGCGAGGCAGGCAAAGCCGGCCGCAGCGAGCGTGTCGCACGTGGCAGACGCCTGCGCATGGGATGCAAAGCCCGTGGCAAGCAGTTTGGTCAGCTTGCCCTCGGGTTCGAGCACCTTGTCATGCCCGGCGAGTTCGGGGCGCGAGCGCAGCCGCTTCCAGAGCTTGTCGGCATTGCCGGGTATGCCGAAAGCGCCGAGCTGCAAGCGCCAGGGACCGGATTGCGGACGGGTGGGAACCGCCGGGACTGATGCGCTCCGTGTGGGTCGGGAGGGCGCGGTCGTCGCGGGAGCGGCGCCGTTCAGGTCGGCACTGCGCGTGACCGGCGCTGTCTTGTGCACCTGGACAGCCTGCGTTGCACCGGACGACGCGGCCGGGCGCGCGAAATCAGCCCCTGCAGTAGCCGGGCTGGCTGAGCCGGCAGTGCGAATCGCGGCTTTCACCGGGTCTGCGCTGTTGGCCGGGCCAATCTCGGTCGACGCCGAACCAGTCTGTTTAGGCGTGGTCGAGGCTTGTGCGGGCCGGGGCGAGGCCAGCTCGCTGGATGTGGCAAGCTGTGCACGGGTGGCCTGTGCCTGGGCTGCCATGCGCTGGGCCAGTATTACGCTTTCCTGCCGTTGCTCGAGTGGAATGTATTCGTCCATCTGCGCGAGCGCGCCGGTCGCTTGGGGCAGGCCGGCTTGCCGAACAAGCGTCATCATTGCATAGGCGCGCGTCCAGTCCTTGGCGACGAGGTCACCGTTGAAATGGGCAATTCCCAGGATGTACATCGCGCGCGGATCGCCTCGTCCTGCAGAGGCTTCGAGGTAGGGAATGGCTTTCTCCCGCTCGCCGGACTGGAACAGGGCAAGTCCGTAATTGTCGGCGGCCTGAACGTGGCCGCGCACGGCTGCCTCTCGATAGAGTTCGAGCGACTTGCTGCGGTCTTCGGCAACGCCCCGGCCAAGCTTGTAGGCCTGTGCGAGGTTGAAAAGGGCATCGGGATCGCCGTTCTCGGCGAGTGGCTCCCACTCCTGCACCGCACCCGCGTAGTCGCCCGCGGACCATGCGTCGACGCCGTCCTTGACGTTGGCCATCGCTGGGAACGCGCCCAGTAGGGCCAGCGAAACGCCAAGGCAGCCAAGCATTTGCTTGCGACTCCGGGCCTTGCTGCAAATAATGTTCAATCGGTCCCCCGTCATAGGTGCGAGCCTAGGATATCGCCGCCCGCTTGCGCCAGTCCCGCGCCAAGTTTTTTCGGAGCGGAGTGCTTCGGAGGCTTTTCGCGCACTACGGTTAATTACGCATTAGCAACGCAGACGCCGGGAAACCGGGCGCTGGCCGACGAAACGTGCTCCATGTGCGGCGATTAACGCTAAATTAGGACCGTTCTGCGATCTCAATAGCCGACATCTTCGAACCTCGTAATGTTTTTCGTGGGGGACTAGGCTTTGCGAGTACTGGCATTGGCATCTCAGAAGGGGGGCTCGGGCAAGACAACCTTGTCTGGTCACCTGGCCGTTCAGGCGCAGCGCGCTGGGGCGGGACCCGTCGTTCTCATCGACATCGACCCGCAAGGCTCGCTGGCCGATTGGTGGAACGAGCGCGAGGCGGAACTGCCCGCCTTCGCCCAGACCACGGTCGCCCGCCTTGCGAGCGATCTTCAGGTTCTGCGTCAGCAGGGCTTCAAGCTCGCGGTAATCGACACGCCGCCGGCGATTACCATGGCGATCCAGAGCGTTATCTCGGTGGCAGAACTCGTTGTCGTGCCGACGCGTCCGAGCCCGCACGACCTGCGCGCCGTGGGTGCCACGGTCGACATCTGCGAGCGCTCGGGCAAGCCGCTCATGTTCGTGGTCAACGCCGCGACGCCCAAGGCGCGCATCACCGCCGAGGCCGCCGTCGCGCTTTCGCAGCACGGTACCGTCGCCCCGATCACGCTGCACCAGCGCACTGACTTCGCCGCCTCGATGATCGATGGCCGCACGGTCATGGAAGTCGATCCCAACGGTCGTTCCGCACAGGAAGTGGCCGCGCTGTGGAATTACATCGCGGATCGCCTCGAGAAGAACTTCCGTCGCACGATCTTTGCCGCGCCCGCAAGCAATGTGCCGGTGATGCAGGGCTCCAACCGCCCGGTCGGGGGCTTCGGCCGCCGCGTGGCAGGGTCCTGATCCGTCATGATCGGCGAGATGGGAGCCTTCGCTTCGCTGACCCCCAGCCTGCTCGCCCGCAAGGGCGGCGCGAAGCCGGCGATGCGTCGCCAGGAATCGACTCGGCTGGCGGCAGCCGCGATCGGTAACCCGGCGTCGATCCGTGGCGCGATGCCCGTCGGCAACGACGATTTCGAGGATGGCGACGATCTGGGCTGGAACGATTTCGGCGACCAGGCTCCGGTGGTCGAGCGCATCCGCCATGCTGCAGCTTCGCAGACGTTCGACGTCGGCAAGCCCGAGGTCCTCCATCGCATGGACCAGATTGCGCAGCGCCTCGGTGCCGTCGCGCAGCGTGAGCCTGTTGTCGCAGAGACCGCTGCAAAGCCGGGCAAGCGCGCCGCTTTCACACTGCGCCTCGATGCCGAACGCCATTTCCAGTTGAAAATGGCGGCGCTGATGCTCGATCGCAGCTCGCAGTCCATCGTGACCGAAGCGCTCGACCGCTTCCTTGCGGAGATCCCCGGGGTCTCCGGTCAACAGCCGCCGGTCTCGCAGCAGAGCTGACGGCAGGCAGACAAGAGGTACTGTTCCATGGAACGCTCCAAGATCAACGCCCGCTCGGCTTCTCTCGCTGCCTGTTCCGCGATGGCCGCTGCCCTGCTCGGGGGCTTCGTCAGTCACGGCGCCTATGCCCGCGCCGAGGTCGAGGCGAGTGCTCCGGGCAGTCTCGATGCAGCGACGCTCAAGTCGATCGCGAAGGCAGAGAGCCGTGTCAGCCGCTCGCCGGATCGCGCTTCGCTGCGTGCCGATCTCGCCAAGGTCTATCTTTCAGCCGGCCGCTTCGACTCGGCTGCGGAAGCCTATCGCGACGCGATTTCGCTGGGCGATGACGATGCGCGCAGTGCGCTCGGTCTGGCGCTAGCCAGCATCGGTGCCGGCGACAATACCGAGGCGATGCGCGTGCTCGCCAAGTGGCGCGACAAGATTCCCGCAAGCGACTTCGGTCTGGCGGTTTCGCTCGCCGGACAGCCCGCTCAGGGCGTCGCGATCCTGACCGACGTCGTGCGCGGCGGCGAGGACAGCGCCAAGGCACGTCAGAACCTGGCCTACTCCTACGCTCTTGCAGGACAGTGGGCGCAGGCGCGCATCATCGCCTCGCAGGACGTTCCCGGTGATCAGCTCGATGCCCGCCTTTCCGAATGGGCCCGCACCGCCCGCCCGCAGGATCATGGCGCACGCGTCGCAGGCCTGCTCGGCACCCCGCGTGGCGTCGTCGATCCCGGCCAGCCCCGTGCGATCGCGCTCGATGGCGGTCTGCCCCAACCCAAGTTCGCGCGAGTAGAGGCGTCTGAGGCGCCCGAGGCTCCGGCGGGCGTAGAGGCGAGCGGCGAGCTTCCCGCACTCGCGTCTGCCGAGGCAGCACGCCGTGACGATGCCATGACCGCGATCCCGGCGGCGATGATGGCCGAGGCCGCGATCGCTGCTCCCGCACAAGCCGAAAACGAGGATGCGACGCGCTTTGTGTCGCGTCCGGTCGTCCAGGATGTTCCGCGTGCCAGCTTCGCCCAGGCATTCGACACGCC is a window of Novosphingobium aureum DNA encoding:
- a CDS encoding SPOR domain-containing protein, translating into MLGCLGVSLALLGAFPAMANVKDGVDAWSAGDYAGAVQEWEPLAENGDPDALFNLAQAYKLGRGVAEDRSKSLELYREAAVRGHVQAADNYGLALFQSGEREKAIPYLEASAGRGDPRAMYILGIAHFNGDLVAKDWTRAYAMMTLVRQAGLPQATGALAQMDEYIPLEQRQESVILAQRMAAQAQATRAQLATSSELASPRPAQASTTPKQTGSASTEIGPANSADPVKAAIRTAGSASPATAGADFARPAASSGATQAVQVHKTAPVTRSADLNGAAPATTAPSRPTRSASVPAVPTRPQSGPWRLQLGAFGIPGNADKLWKRLRSRPELAGHDKVLEPEGKLTKLLATGFASHAQASATCDTLAAAGFACLAVRN
- the bfr gene encoding bacterioferritin, coding for MKGDPQVIDFLNKALFNELTAINQYWLHYRMLDNWGIKKLAEYERHESIDEMKHADILADRILFLDGLPNFQALGKLRVGEDVVDILKCDLALEHDAIPLLKEAIAHCEAVRDYVSREIFERILESEEEHVDYLEKQFDMIERMGLQNYCQLNSSPPES
- a CDS encoding ParA family protein yields the protein MRVLALASQKGGSGKTTLSGHLAVQAQRAGAGPVVLIDIDPQGSLADWWNEREAELPAFAQTTVARLASDLQVLRQQGFKLAVIDTPPAITMAIQSVISVAELVVVPTRPSPHDLRAVGATVDICERSGKPLMFVVNAATPKARITAEAAVALSQHGTVAPITLHQRTDFAASMIDGRTVMEVDPNGRSAQEVAALWNYIADRLEKNFRRTIFAAPASNVPVMQGSNRPVGGFGRRVAGS
- a CDS encoding (2Fe-2S)-binding protein, which codes for MYVCICNAIREKDLRCAARRLDGDAEAVYAALGCTPQCGQCLDEAEDIIAEEAIAARLPTAA
- a CDS encoding AI-2E family transporter, yielding MTPSNKRPFEIEDGGYIALLILVTVAFCYLVAPFFGAVLWGVVAAIMFEPLSRRLATRLGGHRNTAAGLVLLMLLALIILPTFVLGASLVSEAASLYVKIKAGDIDFAHMLGQIEHSLPDRVNQFIRQYGLTDFETLRRTFGSSVTTGLQAVASQALVLGQGALSFMAALGVMLYLTFFLLRDGQRYTELVRDAMPLRPHMRDSLFTHFTVVVRATMKGTVVVAVLQGLVGGIVFSLLGIEAALLWGVLMGFLSLLPAVGTGLVWVPVAIYLLVTGSIWQGVVLILCGTFIIGMIDNLLRPILVGRDTRMPDFVVLIATLSGLQLFGLNGFIVGPVIAALFITVWNLVKEQRQTGQTAAQAMRTEEEQRSEVEASAHPG
- a CDS encoding DUF418 domain-containing protein, which translates into the protein MSLDLLRGIAVLGILAINIAGFAGPRVGTISPSLVAAVTEHRSALDSWAFAFSLVFFEGKMRALFSLLFGAGIVLFCERKDAAGSDGDALQARRLFWLMALGMAHYLLLWWGDILFVYAICGLAALTLRRLNEKILLIGALVLFYGWHLWGLLELAPLVHAETALREGVATGPQADRVAAWFKPVMSTVATEMREADLGFGQLLLVKLTHRPLWLVTMTWSSFAETLPLMMIGMVMYRRGFFQAGVSRLRLRTLAVWATGCGLALSAGFTAWAFARGFPPIAMEAALAWGLVLPHLLTALGYAAIVVLAAPRLATSLPGRCLVAAGRMAFSNYVATSLVMSLCFRAWGLGLFADFGPALQWPFVMLAWLAMLCWSPLWLRHFRRGPLEWLWRSLVEAKPLQNRR
- a CDS encoding SPOR domain-containing protein — protein: MERSKINARSASLAACSAMAAALLGGFVSHGAYARAEVEASAPGSLDAATLKSIAKAESRVSRSPDRASLRADLAKVYLSAGRFDSAAEAYRDAISLGDDDARSALGLALASIGAGDNTEAMRVLAKWRDKIPASDFGLAVSLAGQPAQGVAILTDVVRGGEDSAKARQNLAYSYALAGQWAQARIIASQDVPGDQLDARLSEWARTARPQDHGARVAGLLGTPRGVVDPGQPRAIALDGGLPQPKFARVEASEAPEAPAGVEASGELPALASAEAARRDDAMTAIPAAMMAEAAIAAPAQAENEDATRFVSRPVVQDVPRASFAQAFDTPAAKPVTKRASSKNAPVRSAQVTAPASGDSTHLVQLGSFRTREGAERAWGIFVARNPRLKDHTMRITEAEVRGARYFRVAAEGFDRSSAASMCSSVKSAGRGCLAYAEANPLPGALPSPRGSGAMLARR
- a CDS encoding prolyl oligopeptidase family serine peptidase; translation: MAILPAAVLAQEAPEPVAQETAGPQRGFVPGDLFRLQGATDPQISPDGSRIAYVRSSADIMTDKVVPSIWMVDASSGEQRPLVTGEGAHFTPRWSPDGKRMAYVSSDGSGAPQLHVMWLAGGESVALTGLPDTPGAIAWSPDGSHIAYTVRVPGKGTQLGAPPEGMPEGAKWAEPLEIIDKVNYRSDGGGYAQAGYDHVFVIATDGGAPRQLTFGDYDDGGPLSWSPDGTTLLFGSNRSEDAERQTMNSEVFALDVASGAIRALTSRFGPDGSAVFSPDGRKIAYLGFDDAKRSYENAELYVMNADGSDAHSLTAGLDRSIDTIAWVGNSTLYASYDDKAVTKVARIGLDGFVRVLVEGLTPGAHYDRPYTGGSFSVSDKGRVAYTASGTDRPADLWVTSSGKGERLTDLNGTWIDHKAMAPVRKLAVTAPDGRPVDAWLVTPPGLQPGQKAPLILEIHGGPMAAYGPTFSTDDQLYAAHGYAVLYTNPRGSTSYGEEFARLIDRDYPGPDYDDLMAAVDAAIADGVADPDNLFVTGGSGGGVLTAWIVGKTNRFKAAASQKPVIDWGSFTLTSDGAPIYHDHWFDKPVWEEPMVYWKRSPLSLVGNVETPTLVVVGAEDYRTPVSESEQYYTALQLRGIPTALVKVPGASHGGIAARPSQSAAKASAILAWFDRYRTDRAAPDSGQGAN